The following are encoded together in the Oncorhynchus nerka isolate Pitt River linkage group LG25, Oner_Uvic_2.0, whole genome shotgun sequence genome:
- the mob3c gene encoding MOB kinase activator 3C isoform X1 has protein sequence MALCLGQVFSKDKTFRPRKRFEPGTQRFELYKKAQASLKSGLDLRKVVQLPEGENINDWIAVHVVDFFNRINLIYGTVSEFCTERTCPIMSGGLRYEYRWQDGDDYKKPTKLPALKYMNLLMDWIETNINNEDIFPTRVGVPFPKNFQQVCKKILSRLFRVFVHVYIHHFDSICSMGAEAHINTCYKHYYYFISEFSLMEHSELEPLRAMTEKICN, from the exons ATGGCGCTCTGTCTCGGACAAGTCTTCAGCAAAGACAAAACATTCAGGCCTCGGAAGCGCTTCGAGCCTGGGACCCAGCGCTTTGAACTATACAAGAAGGCCCAGGCCTCTCTGAAGTCCGGCCTGGACCTGAGGAAAGTGGTCCAGCTTCCTGAAGGAGAGAACATCAATGACTGGATCGCTGTGCATGTGGTGGACTTCTTCAACCGCATCAACCTAATCTACGGCACGGTCAGCGAGTTCTGCACCGAGCGCACCTGCCCCATCATGTCCGGGGGCCTGCGCTACGAGTACAGGTGGCAGGACGGAGATGACTACAAGAAGCCCACCAAGCTGCCTGCCTTGAAATACATGAACCTACTGATGGACTGGATTGAGACCAACATCAACAATGAGGACATCTTCCCCACAAGAGTAG GTGTTCCTTTCCCTAAGAACTTCCAGCAGGTGTGTAAGAAGATTCTGAGCCGTCTTTTCCGGGTCTTTGTGCATGTCTACATCCACCACTTTGACAGCATCTGTAGCATGGGTGCCGAGGCTCACATCAATACCTGTTAcaaacactactactacttcatCTCTGAGTTCAGCCTCATGGAGCACTCAGAACTGGAACCCCtg AGGGCAATGACAGAGAAGATCTGTAACTAA
- the mob3c gene encoding MOB kinase activator 3C isoform X2 gives MALCLGQVFSKDKTFRPRKRFEPGTQRFELYKKAQASLKSGLDLRKVVQLPEGENINDWIAVHVVDFFNRINLIYGTVSEFCTERTCPIMSGGLRYEYRWQDGDDYKKPTKLPALKYMNLLMDWIETNINNEDIFPTRVGVPFPKNFQQVCKKILSRLFRVFVHVYIHHFDSICSMGAEAHINTCYKHYYYFISEFSLMEHSELEPLVREEVW, from the exons ATGGCGCTCTGTCTCGGACAAGTCTTCAGCAAAGACAAAACATTCAGGCCTCGGAAGCGCTTCGAGCCTGGGACCCAGCGCTTTGAACTATACAAGAAGGCCCAGGCCTCTCTGAAGTCCGGCCTGGACCTGAGGAAAGTGGTCCAGCTTCCTGAAGGAGAGAACATCAATGACTGGATCGCTGTGCATGTGGTGGACTTCTTCAACCGCATCAACCTAATCTACGGCACGGTCAGCGAGTTCTGCACCGAGCGCACCTGCCCCATCATGTCCGGGGGCCTGCGCTACGAGTACAGGTGGCAGGACGGAGATGACTACAAGAAGCCCACCAAGCTGCCTGCCTTGAAATACATGAACCTACTGATGGACTGGATTGAGACCAACATCAACAATGAGGACATCTTCCCCACAAGAGTAG GTGTTCCTTTCCCTAAGAACTTCCAGCAGGTGTGTAAGAAGATTCTGAGCCGTCTTTTCCGGGTCTTTGTGCATGTCTACATCCACCACTTTGACAGCATCTGTAGCATGGGTGCCGAGGCTCACATCAATACCTGTTAcaaacactactactacttcatCTCTGAGTTCAGCCTCATGGAGCACTCAGAACTGGAACCCCtggtgagagaggaggtgtgGTG A